Proteins encoded within one genomic window of Actinomycetes bacterium:
- a CDS encoding acyltransferase: MEPHHRGRGRNGRVGEGSSGTVTTDPTTGLPDNPFHPLAWIVGEPQIGEGTWIGAFCVVDGSGGLTIGSGCDLSAGSQVYTHSTTKRCVSGREYPEVDRAPTTIGNRVFIGANAVVNMGVTVGDGAVIGAGAVVTRDVAAGTIVAGVPAVVIGQVEVDGGDVTLRHEGELPS, translated from the coding sequence GTGGAACCCCACCATCGCGGTCGAGGACGGAATGGCCGAGTTGGTGAAGGAAGCTCTGGGACGGTGACAACCGACCCCACCACGGGGCTGCCCGACAATCCCTTCCACCCCCTCGCATGGATCGTGGGGGAGCCCCAGATTGGCGAGGGAACCTGGATCGGCGCGTTCTGTGTGGTTGACGGCTCCGGCGGCCTCACGATCGGAAGCGGATGTGACCTGTCTGCCGGATCGCAGGTGTACACGCATTCGACTACGAAGCGGTGCGTGTCGGGCAGGGAGTATCCAGAGGTCGACCGCGCTCCCACCACGATCGGCAACCGCGTGTTCATCGGGGCCAACGCAGTGGTCAACATGGGCGTGACAGTGGGTGATGGTGCCGTGATCGGCGCAGGTGCGGTGGTCACGCGCGACGTGGCGGCCGGCACGATCGTGGCGGGTGTGCCTGCGGTGGTCATCGGCCAGGTAGAGGTCGACGGCGGCGACGTGACACTGCGCCACGAAGGGGAGCTGCCCTCGTGA
- a CDS encoding NAD-dependent epimerase/dehydratase family protein, producing MPDKPTVLFTGGAGFIGMHVLPMLLERGYRVRILDSMTYRGNREQVEAMLGDDVELVENDVRYGGAVQRAMKGCDYAIHFATVSINKSVADPDESVDINMRGNHNVIAAAAEQGVKRLVFASSASVYGEPESLPMAEDGPLNPLTPYCIGKYTGELLCGFYERQADLSWIALRFFNVYGPGQKTQAYYTSVINHFVNRIVAGEPPVIDGKGDQSMDFVHVHDVAASAVAALEADRSNMAINVGTGIQTSVARLAEILIDAVGSDVEPIFNPRDVLVSRRAADITRAQEVLGWNPTIAVEDGMAELVKEALGR from the coding sequence ATGCCTGACAAGCCCACAGTCCTGTTCACCGGCGGCGCCGGCTTCATCGGGATGCACGTGCTGCCGATGCTGCTCGAGCGTGGCTACCGCGTGCGCATCCTCGACTCGATGACCTACCGCGGCAACCGCGAGCAGGTCGAGGCCATGCTCGGCGATGACGTGGAGCTCGTCGAGAACGATGTGCGTTACGGCGGAGCCGTCCAGCGGGCGATGAAGGGATGTGACTACGCGATCCACTTCGCGACGGTCTCGATCAACAAGTCCGTGGCCGACCCCGACGAATCGGTCGACATCAACATGCGTGGCAACCACAACGTGATCGCTGCCGCAGCCGAGCAGGGCGTGAAGCGCCTCGTGTTCGCCTCGAGCGCCTCGGTCTACGGCGAGCCGGAGTCGCTGCCCATGGCCGAGGACGGGCCGCTGAACCCGCTCACGCCGTACTGCATCGGCAAGTACACAGGGGAGCTGCTCTGCGGCTTCTACGAGCGCCAGGCCGACCTGTCATGGATTGCGCTCCGATTCTTCAATGTGTACGGCCCGGGCCAGAAGACGCAGGCGTACTACACATCGGTCATCAACCACTTCGTCAACCGCATCGTGGCGGGCGAGCCGCCGGTGATCGACGGCAAGGGCGACCAGTCGATGGACTTCGTGCACGTGCACGATGTGGCCGCATCCGCGGTTGCTGCACTAGAGGCCGACCGTTCCAACATGGCAATAAACGTGGGCACAGGGATCCAGACGTCGGTTGCCCGCCTCGCCGAGATCCTGATCGATGCGGTGGGTTCGGACGTGGAGCCGATCTTCAACCCGCGAGACGTTCTGGTGAGCCGCCGTGCCGCCGACATCACCAGGGCGCAGGAAGTGCTCGGGTGGAACCCCACCATCGCGGTCGAGGACGGAATGGCCGAGTTGGTGAAGGAAGCTCTGGGACGGTGA
- a CDS encoding UDP-N-acetylglucosamine acyltransferase — MNRIHESAVIGPGVELGDDNVVGPGAVILGPATVGSGNWIGPNVVIGTPAEMRDAPHPAAWEEPADHGGLLIGDNNVLRDGVVIHAPHFGQTRIGSDCYVMNNCYVGHDGNVADGVTMASTVVMGGHCRIGEGANLGLAAVLHQRTVVGEGAMVGMGAVLTRNVPPFAKAFGNPCRVQGANVVGMERLGINESVAKELDSAYADWPGPPAALPVPPDGLQGAFERYAEATSAD; from the coding sequence GTGAACCGCATCCACGAGAGCGCAGTCATCGGACCGGGTGTCGAACTGGGAGACGACAACGTGGTCGGTCCCGGCGCGGTGATCCTCGGCCCGGCAACCGTTGGCAGCGGCAACTGGATCGGCCCCAACGTGGTGATCGGCACGCCGGCGGAGATGCGAGATGCGCCGCACCCCGCGGCGTGGGAGGAGCCGGCAGACCATGGCGGACTGCTGATCGGCGACAACAACGTGCTGCGTGACGGTGTGGTTATCCACGCCCCCCACTTCGGCCAGACGAGGATCGGCAGCGACTGCTACGTGATGAACAACTGCTACGTGGGCCACGACGGCAACGTCGCCGACGGCGTCACGATGGCGAGCACGGTGGTGATGGGTGGCCACTGCCGCATCGGTGAGGGCGCCAACCTCGGCCTCGCCGCAGTTCTCCACCAGCGCACGGTTGTCGGCGAAGGGGCCATGGTCGGGATGGGTGCCGTGCTCACACGCAACGTGCCACCGTTTGCCAAGGCGTTCGGCAACCCATGCCGGGTTCAGGGCGCCAACGTCGTCGGCATGGAGCGCCTCGGCATCAACGAATCGGTCGCGAAGGAGCTCGACTCCGCCTACGCCGACTGGCCCGGCCCACCCGCCGCGTTGCCGGTGCCGCCCGACGGGCTGCAGGGCGCCTTCGAGCGCTACGCCGAGGCAACCAGCGCCGACTGA
- a CDS encoding glycosyltransferase family 4 protein translates to MRILVVNNFFPPRVGGSSHLSESLAHQYALEGHEVLVLTAAFGDAPAEEESDRGYRVVRLPAWNLPKFGLSIDFDITFASRPSNIRRISKLLGEFQPEIVHQHGQFLDLAWLTGRWAARHDVPVLLSVHTRLENPNRLYALAFALLDYGIVRPLVNSYDPYMVVMDRKMDAYIRSRYFTREQRMVDIPVGIEVGRFARPGDGGRVREKWDLGDRPVVMSLGHVIPLRDRMLLVESLPGVVRQFPDVAVMVVGNVHFPRFLERAEELGVRDNIITTGAVPKDEIPDYLAAAQVEAHDLEGLGFGTASLEAMAAGVPVVAAVHVDNFRGIELRDGDNVVLVSEGRPAELSGALSKILSNPDAAQHVAEEGQKLIHEYFTIEAVAAKHLEAFERITGT, encoded by the coding sequence GTGAGGATTCTCGTGGTCAACAACTTCTTCCCGCCGAGGGTGGGCGGCAGCTCGCACCTGTCGGAGTCGCTCGCGCACCAGTACGCGCTGGAGGGCCACGAGGTGCTGGTGCTCACCGCAGCGTTCGGCGATGCCCCCGCCGAGGAGGAGTCGGACCGTGGCTACCGGGTGGTGCGCCTGCCTGCGTGGAACCTGCCCAAGTTCGGCCTGTCGATCGACTTCGACATCACGTTCGCATCGAGGCCGTCCAACATCAGGCGGATCTCGAAGCTGCTGGGCGAGTTCCAGCCCGAGATCGTGCACCAGCACGGTCAGTTCCTCGACCTTGCATGGCTCACCGGCCGCTGGGCAGCGCGCCACGACGTCCCCGTGCTGTTGAGCGTGCACACGCGCCTGGAGAACCCCAACCGGCTCTATGCGCTCGCTTTCGCGCTACTCGACTACGGCATCGTGCGGCCGCTGGTCAACTCCTATGACCCGTACATGGTGGTCATGGATCGCAAGATGGACGCGTACATCCGGTCCCGGTACTTCACCCGGGAGCAACGGATGGTCGACATTCCCGTTGGCATCGAGGTCGGGCGCTTCGCACGGCCCGGAGACGGCGGCCGGGTGCGCGAGAAGTGGGATCTCGGTGACAGGCCGGTGGTGATGTCGCTCGGCCATGTGATCCCACTGCGCGACCGGATGCTGCTGGTGGAGTCACTGCCGGGTGTGGTGCGCCAGTTCCCCGACGTGGCTGTGATGGTTGTGGGCAATGTGCACTTCCCCCGTTTCCTCGAGCGGGCCGAGGAACTCGGTGTGCGCGACAACATCATCACGACCGGTGCTGTGCCGAAGGACGAGATCCCTGACTACTTAGCTGCGGCGCAGGTGGAGGCACACGACCTGGAAGGCCTGGGGTTCGGCACAGCGAGCCTGGAGGCGATGGCCGCGGGTGTGCCCGTGGTGGCGGCGGTGCACGTGGACAACTTCCGCGGCATCGAGCTGCGCGACGGCGACAACGTGGTTCTCGTGTCGGAGGGCCGGCCCGCCGAGCTCTCGGGGGCGTTGTCGAAGATCCTCTCCAACCCCGACGCCGCACAGCACGTGGCCGAAGAGGGCCAGAAGCTGATTCACGAGTACTTTACGATCGAGGCCGTGGCTGCAAAGCACCTCGAGGCGTTCGAGCGGATCACCGGCACCTGA
- a CDS encoding DegT/DnrJ/EryC1/StrS family aminotransferase: MSDEIPLGRPTTGDEEVEAVREVLESGWVAGQGPAGRAFEAAFAATVGAPHAKAVNNCTAGLHLAYLALGAGPGDEVIVADYTYPATAHAVLYCGATPRFADVKPNTGLVDPASVEALVGERTVGIVGVDTLGQPADWDELGRIAEAKGLWLVEDAACSAGASYGGRPAGHPGLADAATFSLHGRKGITSGEGGVVTTGRDDVDAFVGTRLSFGVESALSRSGAGGLPIPVFANLGWNYKMSDIASAIAHVQLGRLDGILAARSRAAAGYAELLGGTELLELPVVAPGRTHPWQTYAVTVAREVDRGRLAMRLREQGIGCNIGTFACHLQPLYESDDVCETSADVFERHLAIPMHGELSESDVERVAKAVLDTAADCIR, translated from the coding sequence ATGAGCGACGAGATCCCACTTGGACGCCCCACCACGGGCGACGAGGAAGTGGAGGCGGTGCGGGAGGTCCTCGAGTCGGGCTGGGTGGCCGGTCAGGGGCCGGCCGGGCGCGCCTTCGAAGCCGCATTCGCCGCAACCGTTGGTGCTCCGCATGCCAAAGCGGTCAACAACTGCACCGCCGGCTTGCACCTCGCGTACCTGGCGCTGGGCGCCGGGCCGGGCGACGAGGTGATCGTCGCCGACTACACCTACCCGGCCACCGCCCATGCCGTTCTCTACTGCGGGGCCACGCCGCGGTTTGCCGATGTGAAGCCCAACACCGGCCTCGTCGACCCCGCGTCGGTGGAGGCCCTCGTTGGCGAGCGCACTGTGGGGATAGTCGGCGTCGACACCCTCGGCCAGCCCGCCGACTGGGACGAGTTGGGACGCATAGCGGAGGCGAAGGGCCTGTGGCTCGTGGAAGACGCAGCCTGCTCCGCGGGAGCAAGTTATGGCGGCCGCCCGGCGGGCCACCCTGGCCTGGCCGACGCCGCCACGTTCAGCCTCCACGGACGCAAGGGGATCACATCCGGAGAGGGAGGCGTGGTCACCACCGGCCGTGACGACGTCGATGCGTTCGTGGGCACCCGGTTGTCGTTCGGGGTGGAGTCGGCACTCAGCCGCTCCGGCGCGGGTGGCCTGCCCATACCCGTGTTCGCCAACCTCGGGTGGAACTACAAGATGTCCGACATCGCGAGTGCGATTGCACATGTGCAGCTCGGCCGCCTCGACGGCATCCTCGCTGCCCGGTCGAGGGCTGCGGCCGGCTACGCCGAGCTGCTGGGCGGCACGGAGCTGCTCGAGCTTCCGGTGGTCGCGCCCGGTCGAACACACCCCTGGCAGACCTACGCAGTGACGGTCGCCCGGGAGGTCGACCGTGGCCGGCTGGCAATGCGGCTGCGCGAGCAGGGGATCGGCTGCAATATCGGCACCTTCGCGTGCCACCTCCAGCCGTTGTACGAGAGCGACGACGTCTGTGAGACTTCAGCTGACGTCTTCGAGCGGCATCTGGCGATCCCGATGCATGGCGAGCTGTCCGAGTCCGATGTGGAGCGGGTGGCCAAGGCCGTGCTCGACACTGCTGCGGACTGCATCCGCTGA